A genomic window from Chitinophaga pollutisoli includes:
- a CDS encoding RagB/SusD family nutrient uptake outer membrane protein — MKKSFKIVAFFAILGSSIFLPACDKYLDVKPKGFTLLNTLSDYSRWLDGTDLYVFERIDGLVSPSDVYDVVDQRVPAIGPFSQAYVWEEVHDDPDLWLEHYASISAYNSVIVGVDDATDGTAQQKRTLKAEARLGRANELLYLINEYGKPYDSATAGRDPGVPVVVSDDVAQTAPGRGTVKGVYEFIIAELKDVVADLPDNNNNNRYRGSKAAAYSLLARACLYARNYADAGRYAQLALDASPNQYVVDYTPFKTGDDLPKLMVSPDAIYARIGIGAFTPTLAHLRNYEEEDIRLRMFHMNLGDYSFTERGIVLYFYGGFEITKLVECNIGTSIQEMMLIIAEVAARNNNLPKALELLNGIRSKRIPAADYKPYQAADADTVFNWVINERTLEFPFTGHRWFDMRRLSAEGRMPAIHRYDATGGVIATLEPGSPRYTFQIPREVISFNPGMALNP; from the coding sequence ATGAAGAAATCTTTCAAAATTGTAGCCTTTTTCGCCATATTGGGCAGCAGTATATTCCTTCCGGCATGCGATAAATATCTCGACGTTAAGCCCAAAGGATTCACCTTGCTGAACACGCTTTCCGATTACAGCCGCTGGCTGGACGGCACCGATCTCTACGTATTTGAACGAATAGATGGCCTGGTGTCCCCCAGCGATGTATATGATGTAGTAGACCAGCGTGTTCCTGCGATTGGGCCGTTTTCCCAAGCCTATGTTTGGGAGGAAGTACATGATGATCCTGATTTGTGGCTGGAACATTATGCTTCAATTAGCGCATATAATTCTGTGATAGTAGGGGTGGATGATGCAACGGATGGCACTGCACAGCAGAAGCGTACACTGAAAGCAGAGGCCAGGCTCGGCAGGGCTAACGAGCTGCTGTACCTTATTAACGAGTACGGCAAACCCTACGATTCTGCTACCGCAGGGAGGGACCCCGGTGTACCTGTTGTGGTAAGCGACGATGTAGCGCAAACGGCCCCCGGCAGGGGAACGGTAAAAGGCGTGTACGAATTTATTATCGCGGAACTTAAGGATGTAGTGGCTGATTTGCCGGACAATAATAACAATAACAGGTACCGTGGCTCAAAGGCGGCCGCCTACAGCCTGCTTGCCAGGGCCTGCCTTTACGCGCGCAATTACGCGGATGCCGGCCGCTATGCGCAGCTGGCGCTGGATGCCAGCCCAAATCAGTACGTAGTGGACTATACCCCTTTTAAAACCGGAGACGATCTTCCTAAACTGATGGTAAGCCCGGATGCTATTTATGCAAGGATAGGAATAGGGGCTTTTACACCTACACTTGCGCACTTGCGGAACTACGAGGAGGAAGATATACGCTTACGTATGTTCCATATGAACCTGGGCGATTATTCCTTCACCGAAAGGGGGATTGTGCTGTATTTTTATGGTGGCTTTGAAATAACAAAGCTGGTGGAGTGTAATATTGGCACCTCCATCCAGGAAATGATGCTGATTATTGCAGAGGTGGCTGCGCGCAACAACAACCTGCCCAAAGCGCTGGAGCTGCTGAACGGTATCCGCAGCAAACGAATCCCCGCTGCTGACTATAAGCCTTATCAGGCGGCCGATGCTGACACCGTATTTAATTGGGTGATTAACGAACGAACATTGGAATTTCCCTTCACAGGGCATCGCTGGTTCGATATGCGCCGGTTGAGCGCCGAGGGAAGAATGCCCG
- a CDS encoding SusC/RagA family TonB-linked outer membrane protein, with protein sequence MKLTALLLTIVFVNVHASSRAQRVTLHGANIPLKNVFSAIEKQTEYLVFGSEAVIKNGKAVTIAAENLPIREFLDLAFKNQPFTYQINSRTITFVQKTRLAVLQTPDTNMDEAAFAPIRGKVADSSGVPLEGVSILHEKGGQVKTYATTDAKGEFLLNAEKGDALTFSFVGFEMQKIVVGRQQFIEVRMKRQQQKLAEVNITQYSTGYQKIRPEHSTGAISVISTKAYESRVNSDFISGLTNRLPGLMINNDVKFTSSINGTTTTNNLFNVRGISTISANQNPLIVLDGYPTELSLNMINPNEIESVTLLKDAASATVYGVRASNGVIIVQRKKAVAGKPSFNFRTNFDFRRPENYNRRRWDDNASGINVDFNREMLAKSVDGTTWNRIINSGYIYTPVHQIMARRAANIITQDQAEIEFENLRQYDNKQDYARLFLRPELNQTYLMDISGGSAAALYYFTARYSKKQGQQMNSGENMLQLSARTSLQLSKRLSLQLNTDFGNNEAGSVPVPEISSLQPYERLQDENGRPQPIISGSVINPYYNQAIMKQGLMDHLHYPLEDLQQISKKTNTISNRITADLNYRIGGGFNFRFGGVYETSKSDSKDYAKEESYLARQYVNSYTQLKPNGDHTYHIPKGGFMRQLHSGNSGYTLIAQLNYDKQILRDHFINGIVGAEMRNMTEQSSSAAYFGYDDETLLQVPVDYAAVVGFRNKIVEPNSIDYASLFRQTFVNNRFLSGFSNIIYSFRGKYSLGGSLRVEQSNLFGTNPKYKYKPLWSVSGAWNMHKEKFMSGLTWLNELKLRVSTGFNGNLAKNALPRVIARSEVNPFGQTFFNSLRRESFANSALRWEQTNNFNAGFDVRVFKTINLTVEVYRKKSMDLLSREKINPTLGGGPTFINTASILNKGMEFNLQADWIAKPRFNWNTGIVFGANTSKTLKVYQINHLTPDYLNSSGYMEGYPLGPLFGYRYAGIDKAGSPLVKTANGEVYSPSQQEGRSKMVNRSTGIMYFAGSTLPRFNMGFSNRFDIGNFYLFTMVDYYGGFKVMAARPSPLESRPLEGAGEYWKQPGDELKSEVISLAAFSNSYSKLAYEYADVNIVNGDYITLKNVTLSYNFAEFPVIKRMGVRVFEVKLQAANIFTVGLNKYNYSKATGSFVQTYLVPTYTFALSTSF encoded by the coding sequence ATGAAACTCACCGCGTTGCTTCTTACGATTGTTTTTGTGAATGTGCACGCATCCAGCCGGGCGCAGCGAGTTACGCTGCATGGCGCCAATATACCTTTGAAGAATGTATTTAGCGCTATCGAAAAACAAACTGAATACCTCGTATTCGGTAGCGAAGCGGTAATTAAAAATGGAAAGGCGGTAACCATAGCAGCCGAAAACCTGCCTATCCGCGAATTTTTAGATCTCGCATTCAAAAACCAACCGTTTACATACCAAATCAATAGCCGGACAATAACGTTCGTGCAAAAAACACGTTTGGCCGTTCTACAAACCCCAGATACCAACATGGATGAAGCCGCCTTCGCTCCCATAAGAGGGAAGGTGGCGGATTCCAGCGGCGTTCCGCTGGAAGGGGTGAGTATTCTCCACGAAAAGGGCGGCCAGGTAAAAACATATGCCACAACGGATGCCAAAGGTGAATTTTTATTAAATGCGGAGAAAGGCGATGCGCTAACATTTTCCTTTGTGGGATTCGAAATGCAGAAAATTGTGGTTGGCCGGCAGCAATTCATTGAGGTGAGGATGAAGCGGCAGCAGCAAAAGTTGGCCGAGGTCAACATCACGCAATATAGTACCGGATACCAGAAGATAAGGCCCGAGCATAGCACCGGGGCCATATCCGTTATCTCCACCAAAGCATACGAAAGCCGGGTGAATTCGGATTTTATTTCAGGGCTTACCAACCGCCTCCCCGGCCTGATGATCAATAACGACGTAAAGTTCACCAGTTCAATAAACGGCACTACCACCACCAACAACCTGTTTAATGTGCGCGGCATCTCCACCATCTCAGCCAATCAAAACCCGCTGATTGTATTGGACGGCTACCCCACTGAGCTATCGCTCAATATGATCAATCCCAACGAAATCGAGTCCGTTACCCTGCTTAAAGACGCTGCATCGGCAACGGTATATGGCGTTAGGGCTTCTAATGGCGTTATCATCGTTCAGCGGAAAAAAGCGGTGGCAGGAAAGCCAAGTTTCAATTTCAGAACAAACTTCGATTTCCGCAGGCCGGAAAATTATAACCGCAGAAGATGGGATGATAACGCCTCGGGGATTAATGTTGATTTTAACCGCGAAATGTTAGCGAAAAGCGTTGATGGCACCACGTGGAACAGAATTATCAACTCAGGTTACATATACACGCCTGTTCACCAGATAATGGCCCGGCGGGCTGCGAATATCATCACGCAGGACCAGGCGGAAATTGAATTTGAAAACCTGCGCCAATACGACAACAAACAGGACTATGCCCGGCTCTTCCTCAGGCCGGAACTCAACCAAACTTATTTGATGGATATCTCGGGCGGTTCCGCAGCGGCGTTATATTATTTCACGGCAAGATACAGCAAAAAACAAGGGCAGCAAATGAATAGCGGCGAAAACATGCTGCAACTATCAGCGCGCACTTCGCTGCAGCTATCCAAGCGGCTATCCCTGCAGTTGAATACCGATTTTGGTAATAACGAGGCCGGCAGCGTTCCGGTTCCCGAAATCAGTTCCCTCCAGCCGTATGAGCGCCTGCAGGATGAAAATGGGCGGCCACAGCCCATCATCAGCGGCTCTGTTATTAATCCCTATTATAACCAGGCAATTATGAAACAGGGTTTGATGGATCACCTGCATTACCCGCTGGAGGATTTACAACAAATCAGTAAAAAAACAAACACGATTTCCAATAGAATAACGGCAGATCTGAACTATCGGATCGGAGGAGGCTTCAATTTCAGGTTCGGCGGCGTTTACGAAACTTCCAAGTCGGACAGTAAAGATTACGCGAAGGAAGAATCCTACCTGGCAAGGCAATATGTTAATTCATATACGCAACTTAAACCAAATGGAGATCATACTTATCATATTCCGAAGGGTGGATTTATGCGGCAGCTGCATTCCGGCAATTCGGGTTATACATTAATCGCACAATTGAATTACGATAAACAAATCCTGCGGGATCATTTCATCAATGGTATTGTTGGTGCTGAAATGCGTAATATGACTGAACAGAGCTCATCCGCAGCGTATTTTGGATACGACGATGAAACGCTCCTGCAAGTTCCCGTGGACTATGCTGCCGTTGTTGGTTTCAGGAACAAGATAGTTGAGCCCAACAGCATCGATTATGCATCGTTGTTCCGCCAAACGTTTGTAAACAACCGTTTTCTTTCAGGGTTTTCCAATATTATTTATTCTTTCAGAGGCAAGTATAGCCTGGGAGGCAGCCTTAGGGTGGAGCAGTCGAACCTGTTTGGCACCAATCCGAAGTACAAGTATAAGCCTTTATGGTCGGTAAGTGGAGCCTGGAATATGCATAAGGAGAAGTTTATGTCGGGTTTGACCTGGCTGAACGAATTGAAACTTCGCGTTTCAACAGGCTTTAATGGTAACCTGGCCAAGAATGCATTACCCCGCGTAATTGCCAGAAGTGAGGTGAATCCCTTCGGTCAAACGTTTTTTAATTCGTTGCGCCGTGAATCGTTTGCCAATAGCGCGCTTCGCTGGGAGCAAACAAATAATTTCAATGCAGGCTTTGATGTAAGGGTTTTTAAAACCATCAACCTAACTGTGGAGGTTTACAGGAAGAAATCAATGGACCTGCTTTCCAGAGAAAAAATCAATCCTACACTCGGTGGCGGCCCTACATTTATCAACACGGCGTCGATCCTCAATAAAGGCATGGAGTTCAACCTTCAGGCCGATTGGATTGCAAAGCCCAGGTTTAACTGGAACACGGGCATCGTTTTCGGCGCCAATACCAGCAAAACACTGAAGGTATATCAAATTAATCATCTTACGCCGGACTATCTCAATTCTAGCGGGTATATGGAGGGTTATCCGCTGGGGCCGCTTTTTGGATACCGATATGCCGGTATAGATAAGGCAGGGTCGCCCCTGGTGAAAACCGCGAATGGAGAAGTATATTCACCCAGTCAGCAGGAAGGCCGGAGCAAGATGGTTAACCGTTCTACAGGAATCATGTATTTCGCCGGCTCAACGCTTCCCCGTTTCAATATGGGGTTCAGCAACCGGTTTGATATCGGCAACTTCTACCTGTTTACCATGGTGGATTATTATGGTGGGTTCAAGGTGATGGCAGCACGGCCTTCGCCGCTGGAAAGCCGCCCGCTTGAAGGCGCCGGTGAGTATTGGAAGCAGCCCGGCGACGAGTTGAAATCAGAGGTGATAAGTCTTGCCGCATTCTCCAATAGCTATTCGAAACTGGCATACGAATATGCAGACGTCAATATTGTAAATGGCGATTACATTACTTTGAAGAATGTAACGTTGTCGTACAACTTTGCAGAATTCCCCGTTATTAAGCGGATGGGCGTCCGTGTTTTTGAAGTAAAACTGCAAGCGGCCAATATTTTTACAGTTGGGCTGAATAAGTATAATTACAGTAAAGCTACCGGGAGTTTTGTTCAGACGTACCTTGTGCCCACCTATACATTCGCCTTGTCCACCAGCTTTTAA
- a CDS encoding FecR domain-containing protein produces the protein MSLAEAAELDAWMAAAVPHRNFADELEEGALFTELFAASQQHIEAAILDKVINRIREEEGFVSLLQQVEEEDGEAPQEARDEVPRLRLLRHWRMAAAVLLLIAAGTYLWYAGNTRKGMDVAEVKETIVMPGRNGAILTLSDGSQLVLDSLDNGVVARQQGANVVMNAGSIAYNHVGTGAGNVAFNTMTTPKGRQFHVTLPDGTGVWLNAASSLRYPTAFTGKERVVALTGEAYFEVAANAEMPFRVTINQNAAVEVLGTHFNVQAYGNEDSIETTLLEGAVRVVAGPAADKGNALRLKPGQQAKISRTASQEIGPIRLVKEADLDKVMAWKNGTFNFEGQTLEAVMRQLERWYDIKVVFEGKGRDMKFFGKMDRNITLNELLSILSNNGLQYKLEGGKTLIIQ, from the coding sequence TTGAGCTTAGCCGAGGCCGCTGAGCTGGATGCCTGGATGGCTGCGGCTGTACCGCACCGGAATTTTGCAGACGAGCTGGAGGAAGGCGCGCTGTTTACCGAACTGTTCGCGGCTTCCCAACAGCATATTGAAGCAGCTATTTTGGATAAGGTAATTAATAGAATACGCGAAGAAGAGGGATTCGTGTCATTGCTGCAGCAGGTAGAGGAGGAAGATGGTGAAGCACCACAGGAAGCACGGGATGAAGTGCCCCGCCTGAGGCTGTTGCGCCACTGGCGCATGGCTGCCGCTGTTTTGTTGCTGATTGCAGCGGGTACATATTTGTGGTATGCAGGCAACACCCGGAAAGGAATGGACGTAGCGGAGGTAAAAGAAACCATAGTGATGCCCGGGCGGAATGGCGCTATCCTTACGCTTTCTGATGGGTCGCAGCTGGTGCTGGATAGCCTGGATAACGGGGTAGTGGCCCGGCAGCAGGGTGCCAATGTAGTGATGAACGCCGGCAGTATCGCGTACAATCATGTAGGTACCGGGGCTGGCAATGTGGCCTTCAATACGATGACCACCCCCAAGGGCCGCCAGTTCCACGTTACATTGCCGGATGGTACGGGCGTATGGCTCAACGCCGCCAGTTCCCTGCGCTACCCCACCGCTTTCACTGGTAAAGAAAGGGTAGTGGCGCTCACCGGTGAAGCCTACTTCGAAGTGGCCGCGAATGCGGAAATGCCTTTCCGTGTAACAATTAACCAAAACGCTGCGGTGGAAGTGCTCGGCACCCATTTTAATGTACAGGCTTACGGCAACGAAGATAGTATCGAAACCACCCTGCTGGAAGGCGCGGTACGGGTTGTTGCAGGGCCGGCAGCTGATAAGGGGAACGCCCTGCGGCTCAAACCGGGCCAGCAGGCGAAAATTAGCCGCACAGCCAGCCAGGAAATAGGCCCCATCCGGCTGGTGAAGGAAGCGGACCTTGATAAAGTGATGGCCTGGAAAAACGGCACTTTCAATTTCGAAGGGCAAACGCTGGAGGCCGTGATGCGCCAGTTGGAAAGATGGTACGACATCAAAGTGGTGTTTGAGGGAAAAGGCCGTGATATGAAGTTCTTCGGGAAAATGGATAGAAATATCACACTTAATGAGCTGCTGTCGATTCTATCAAATAACGGTCTCCAATACAAGTTGGAAGGAGGAAAAACGCTTATCATTCAATAA
- a CDS encoding DUF4038 domain-containing protein, whose amino-acid sequence MRFLLVISTAIFTVFPAFCQQRPDALQVSPDGRSLVHADGRPFFWLGDTGWELFHRLDAPEIRDYLDNRAAKGFTVIQAVVLAEMDGLTEPNRYGQLPFINNDPGKPNERYFALVDSVAKWTAARGVYLGLLPTWGDKVTQQWGAGPVVFDSTKARAYGRWLAGRYKHQQNIIWILGGDRPAQNDKTDWRPVWRGMALGIESVLGKEALITYHPSGGSSSSQWLHREAWLDFNMFQSGHGNGHDVAVWDFVQKDRSLLPVKPTLDAEPNYEDHPVSPWPKWNVDNGYFRDYDVRKQLYRSVFAGACGVTYGHHAVWQFMSERVAAINYPDRGWRHALDRPGAFHAGILAKFMEQLALKERIPDRSYINIPQGSAATRMEAFRSGDGSIAAAYLPVGGEVEIIPGVLPAARYRLSWFDPRKGEWRPGGMLEKERIKVAAPGSGPGNDWVLVLKAGE is encoded by the coding sequence ATGCGCTTTCTCCTTGTTATTTCGACGGCTATTTTTACGGTATTCCCCGCTTTCTGCCAGCAACGCCCCGATGCCCTGCAGGTGAGCCCCGACGGCCGTTCGCTCGTCCATGCCGACGGGCGCCCGTTCTTCTGGCTGGGCGACACGGGCTGGGAGTTGTTCCACCGCCTCGATGCGCCGGAGATCAGGGATTACCTCGATAACAGGGCGGCGAAAGGCTTCACGGTGATCCAGGCCGTGGTGCTCGCGGAAATGGACGGTCTGACGGAACCAAACCGTTATGGGCAGCTGCCTTTCATCAACAACGACCCGGGGAAGCCCAATGAGCGGTATTTCGCGCTGGTGGATAGCGTAGCCAAATGGACGGCGGCGCGCGGGGTGTACCTGGGACTGTTGCCCACCTGGGGCGATAAAGTGACGCAGCAATGGGGCGCGGGACCGGTGGTGTTCGACAGCACGAAGGCCCGGGCCTATGGCCGCTGGCTGGCCGGGCGATACAAGCACCAGCAAAACATTATCTGGATACTCGGCGGCGACCGGCCCGCCCAAAATGATAAAACCGACTGGCGGCCGGTGTGGCGCGGCATGGCCCTGGGCATCGAATCCGTGCTCGGTAAAGAGGCGCTCATCACTTACCACCCCTCCGGCGGCAGCTCCAGTTCGCAATGGCTGCATCGCGAAGCCTGGCTTGATTTTAACATGTTCCAAAGCGGCCACGGCAACGGGCACGATGTAGCGGTATGGGACTTTGTTCAAAAAGACCGCAGCCTCCTGCCGGTGAAGCCCACGCTAGACGCAGAGCCTAATTACGAAGATCATCCGGTAAGTCCCTGGCCGAAATGGAATGTCGATAACGGTTATTTCCGGGACTACGACGTGCGGAAGCAGTTGTACCGGTCTGTGTTCGCAGGCGCCTGCGGCGTTACGTACGGGCATCATGCGGTGTGGCAGTTCATGAGCGAAAGGGTGGCGGCCATCAACTACCCGGACCGCGGCTGGCGCCATGCGCTCGACCGGCCAGGGGCGTTTCATGCGGGCATACTGGCGAAGTTCATGGAACAGCTTGCGCTGAAGGAAAGAATCCCCGACAGGTCGTACATCAACATTCCGCAGGGTAGTGCGGCCACGCGCATGGAAGCATTCCGCAGCGGCGACGGGAGCATAGCGGCGGCGTATTTGCCGGTGGGCGGGGAGGTGGAAATCATCCCCGGCGTATTGCCCGCGGCGCGTTACCGGCTATCGTGGTTCGATCCGCGGAAGGGTGAATGGCGGCCGGGAGGAATGCTGGAGAAGGAACGGATCAAAGTTGCGGCGCCGGGAAGTGGCCCGGGAAATGATTGGGTACTGGTGCTGAAGGCGGGGGAGTGA
- a CDS encoding TonB-dependent receptor domain-containing protein encodes MKRIIIWSAAFSRKFGEGKKVSTLMKFGYQAWSKRRSLDVFKYIPFTRSWAEGTTNQPAPAIEISYDQLLSGNNIGNGNGQAYYSADVLGGRYYDGKMGSHALYLMADQQLWGKLRLAYGVRAEYFDLNSRQEEIYKRATEKQELDPDDQFRHRFGVKESNWRFLPSINATYSLTPDLNIRGSYSRTIIRPDFREVGMYAMYDFEIDGYVHGEHVQSTLIDNMDVRLEWYPSPGEIISVTGFYKKLDKPIELIHSEGSDYTFANMENAKNLGLEMEIRKNFFFVSDKEWLKQLFIYANGTLLKSEVNVLSHWQWINDPVTQKAERVQVRYPNQDRPLIGQSPWLLNLGIGYWGDNMGATVSYNHRGYRTNLANVNLARVEYELAPRQLDAQVYARFFKRKLEVKLNLANLLDEYTRFYMNIHDYTQDDTKFFVLKEGKSIKYRKEDGDILTYRRKEGRRFSLSFNYNF; translated from the coding sequence ATGAAACGGATTATAATCTGGAGCGCCGCCTTCTCCCGAAAATTCGGTGAAGGTAAAAAGGTATCCACCCTCATGAAATTCGGTTATCAGGCCTGGTCGAAGCGAAGATCGCTGGATGTGTTCAAGTACATTCCTTTTACCCGGTCGTGGGCCGAAGGCACCACGAATCAACCCGCGCCTGCCATTGAAATCAGCTACGACCAGTTATTATCCGGCAACAACATCGGCAACGGAAACGGGCAGGCGTATTATTCCGCGGATGTCCTGGGCGGGCGGTACTACGACGGCAAAATGGGATCGCATGCATTATACCTGATGGCGGATCAGCAGTTATGGGGCAAGCTCCGGCTGGCTTACGGCGTCCGCGCCGAGTATTTTGACCTGAATTCACGGCAGGAAGAAATATACAAACGCGCCACCGAAAAGCAGGAACTGGACCCCGACGATCAATTCCGCCACCGGTTCGGGGTGAAGGAAAGCAACTGGCGCTTCCTTCCATCCATCAACGCTACCTACAGCCTCACGCCGGACCTGAATATCCGCGGCAGCTATTCGCGCACCATCATCCGTCCTGATTTCAGGGAAGTAGGCATGTATGCCATGTACGATTTTGAAATCGACGGGTATGTGCATGGAGAACATGTGCAGTCGACCCTTATTGATAACATGGACGTTCGCCTGGAATGGTATCCTTCTCCCGGGGAAATTATCTCCGTCACCGGGTTTTATAAAAAACTGGACAAGCCCATCGAGCTGATCCATTCGGAAGGGTCCGACTACACCTTCGCGAATATGGAAAACGCGAAGAACCTGGGGCTGGAAATGGAAATCCGGAAGAACTTCTTTTTCGTGTCCGATAAGGAATGGTTGAAGCAGCTGTTTATCTATGCCAACGGCACCCTGCTCAAATCCGAAGTGAATGTGCTCAGTCACTGGCAGTGGATCAACGATCCCGTAACGCAGAAGGCGGAAAGGGTGCAGGTGCGCTATCCTAATCAGGACCGGCCGCTGATCGGGCAGTCGCCCTGGCTGTTGAACCTCGGTATCGGGTATTGGGGAGACAATATGGGCGCAACTGTGAGTTACAACCACCGCGGCTACCGCACGAATCTGGCGAACGTCAACCTGGCGCGGGTGGAATACGAACTGGCGCCCCGGCAGCTGGATGCGCAGGTGTATGCCCGGTTCTTCAAAAGAAAACTGGAAGTGAAGCTCAACCTGGCCAACCTGCTGGATGAGTATACGCGTTTCTATATGAACATTCACGATTACACACAGGACGATACCAAATTTTTCGTGCTGAAGGAAGGGAAATCCATCAAATACCGCAAGGAAGACGGCGATATTTTAACGTATAGAAGGAAGGAAGGGCGCAGGTTCAGCCTGAGCTTCAATTACAACTTTTAA
- a CDS encoding carboxypeptidase regulatory-like domain-containing protein: protein MKITMFIMTCFLLQASAATYAQRISINRQHSAIHTILEDVRKQAKYDFLYDSDLFSKSKPVSIRMESATVVQVLDAVFKGQPFQYTIDDKWVVITAAPSGASNTAPATPRQQPGQIAGKIIDDRGAPLPGASVKVVQTGQAALSGVDGSYNFNIAPGSYTVEVSYISYQTRRITQVEVKTGELTRLNIALKTSSSTLSQVVVTGTFKKESVAGLYAAQKNAASVTDGISAEQISRAPDNDMGQVLKRVTGLTTVNNRNVIVRGMSDRYNQAMLDGVVIPSTSQNRRDFSFDIIPTEMVSAVVVNKTATPDVSAEFSGGQVSVNTIDIPEKNFTTVQYGIGGNTQALGKDFYRLGERNTSEYFGFFNDAAKMPEGMKTWQWSTRAMQLDAPPGYNLTDPELNGQPLNPTEYGNDVKYNDLDAIAQSRKLNAASLKPYSYKVHPNQNMRLSVGRVYDLKKGNRFGFAVSANIRSEQNIVPFNNTRNSTSGNFMDSTGIGDNGAGTSYRFNSNMGLVANMGWQGRKFRIAMKNMYARTYSDHYNESIRKPYDDSHPVANKLMYQLPEAMSLQQHQLTGSWQLPWKIKAEGMFTVNKIRQQILDERKLSYQLTSVVGGKPYFQTPSLMTNSAASVKGSVKDWRMWTSIDETDYNLERRLLPKIR, encoded by the coding sequence ATGAAGATCACCATGTTTATCATGACCTGCTTTCTATTGCAGGCCAGCGCCGCAACTTACGCCCAGCGCATCAGCATCAACAGGCAACATTCCGCTATCCATACCATCCTCGAAGATGTCAGGAAACAGGCGAAATATGACTTTTTGTACGATTCCGACCTGTTCAGCAAGTCAAAGCCCGTCAGCATCCGGATGGAATCCGCCACGGTGGTACAGGTGCTGGACGCCGTATTCAAAGGACAGCCCTTTCAATATACGATCGACGATAAATGGGTGGTGATCACCGCCGCACCCTCCGGTGCGTCGAACACTGCGCCCGCAACGCCGCGGCAGCAACCCGGCCAGATCGCCGGCAAAATCATCGACGACCGTGGCGCACCGCTCCCCGGCGCCAGCGTGAAAGTGGTGCAAACCGGGCAGGCCGCACTCAGCGGAGTGGATGGTAGCTACAATTTCAATATCGCGCCGGGGAGCTACACGGTGGAAGTCAGTTATATATCGTACCAGACGCGACGGATCACCCAGGTGGAAGTAAAAACAGGGGAGCTGACGCGCCTCAACATCGCCTTGAAAACATCCAGCAGCACGTTGTCGCAGGTGGTGGTGACAGGCACCTTCAAAAAGGAAAGCGTAGCCGGACTATACGCCGCACAGAAAAACGCGGCTTCCGTCACGGATGGTATTTCCGCGGAACAGATCTCCCGCGCGCCGGACAACGATATGGGGCAGGTGTTGAAACGTGTGACGGGTTTAACGACGGTCAATAACCGCAACGTGATCGTGCGCGGCATGTCTGACCGTTACAACCAGGCTATGCTGGATGGCGTTGTTATCCCCAGTACTTCCCAGAACAGGCGTGATTTTTCGTTTGATATTATCCCTACTGAAATGGTGAGCGCGGTGGTCGTCAACAAAACCGCCACGCCGGATGTATCCGCGGAGTTTTCCGGCGGGCAGGTTTCCGTGAATACCATCGATATCCCCGAAAAGAATTTTACCACCGTCCAGTACGGCATCGGCGGCAATACGCAAGCCCTGGGAAAGGATTTCTACCGCCTGGGCGAAAGGAATACCAGCGAGTATTTCGGATTTTTCAACGATGCGGCAAAGATGCCGGAAGGCATGAAAACCTGGCAATGGAGCACCCGCGCCATGCAACTGGATGCGCCTCCCGGCTACAACCTGACCGACCCTGAACTGAACGGCCAGCCGCTGAACCCGACAGAATACGGGAATGATGTAAAATATAACGACCTGGATGCGATTGCGCAATCCCGGAAACTGAACGCCGCGTCCTTGAAGCCCTATTCCTATAAAGTCCATCCCAATCAGAACATGCGCTTGTCGGTTGGTCGGGTGTATGATCTGAAGAAAGGGAACCGGTTCGGCTTTGCCGTTTCCGCCAACATCCGGAGCGAACAGAATATCGTGCCGTTCAATAACACGCGCAATTCGACGAGCGGCAATTTCATGGACAGCACAGGGATCGGCGACAATGGTGCCGGAACGTCTTACCGGTTCAACAGCAACATGGGCCTGGTAGCGAACATGGGATGGCAGGGCCGGAAATTCAGGATCGCAATGAAGAACATGTATGCCAGAACCTACAGCGATCATTACAACGAATCAATCCGTAAACCCTACGACGATTCCCACCCCGTTGCCAACAAGCTCATGTACCAACTGCCGGAGGCGATGTCGTTACAGCAACACCAGCTGACCGGCAGCTGGCAATTGCCCTGGAAGATCAAGGCGGAAGGGATGTTTACCGTCAATAAAATCCGGCAGCAGATACTGGATGAACGGAAGCTTTCGTATCAGCTGACAAGCGTTGTGGGTGGCAAACCTTACTTCCAGACGCCTTCCCTGATGACGAACAGCGCGGCCTCGGTTAAAGGAAGCGTGAAGGACTGGCGGATGTGGACATCGATCGATGAAACGGATTATAATCTGGAGCGCCGCCTTCTCCCGAAAATTCGGTGA